TCGAATGCAAAAAGTTCAGAAAATGCCACCTCGGCGAAACGTCAACTCGACCTATAGTCAAGAGCGGATCAAAACGAGCAATTTAAGAGCGACGTTAAAAGCATCCGCAAAAAAAGTGCAATAAGACTTTGTAAACGTTCTCACTAGTTTCCACCTGGAAAAAATGGCAGTTCCAAAAACTAACTAATACGGGGCAAGGGAACTAAACACAATGTATTAAACTGCTACAAAACTTAAAACAGAAAAGTACCTAGCCAAAATACTGCTACAGCAATCAGTTCAAAATCTTAAGGAAATCCTAACGAGGAAGTGGCACTTAATACAGCAACAACCATTGCTAAACTGAAACGAAACTTTTAAAGAACCGCCCATAATATCATACAGAAAAGACCGTTCACTCAAAGACATAATCGTAAGAGTAAAATTATAACAAAGGCGACAAGACCAGACCACACATTCCAGAGTCGTGTAGGCCTGTCAAATAAATTGAAGTCATATTGTGTGCCATACGGTTCTTGCTGGTGCCCATTTGCAGAAAATAGGTGGAATTTACGTATGGGCAGGCTGAGCAAACGAAATAGTCCATTTTCTTATGCCGTCCCGctgaattttatttccattcatatctttatttattatttctaaTTCCCAGGTTCAAACTACTGGTATATAAATATGCCTTTTGTCGTAGACCACAACAGAAAACGATCTTGAGAGAACAATCCACGACAGAGTGCGGGGTTCCAGGGTAAACGTCAGAAACAAAAGGACcaagaacgctggaaatacaAGTAAGATGATATTCCAGCAATGGAGTGAGAGTTTCATAAGAGACCAAGCTAATCATTGCTGGACATTTTTCATAGGGATtaataaggcaaaatggtcaattttgaGTGTTTATTTCAAAGGATCAATCTGATTAAGCCCCGAGCAGCATATATTTCACTAGGGTTAGCGGTTatcttagtttcttttttaggTTGGGTTTGGGGTTCCTGTTTGTGCCTGTTTGCGGAGTATAGAGTTAgcaggacacttcatgacctttattTTGACTATTTCTTGACAAAGTGACggcgaagaagaagaagaggcgagaggacacttcatgacgcTTATTTAGATATGTACGCATCGAGTTACCTGTATTTCTGGTTTTCTTTGTAACCTCAAGGGGACGAGATGAAAGCAAACTCACCCTCAAAACATTTAATCTTGATTGGTGAAATGACAGCTTTCTAATAACAAGTCAATGTTAATCCTTTTTATACATCTATGGTGTTATATCAGAGATATTTCGGATCATTATCCAGGCAGCACTATCTATCTATCGATCTCTATTTTTCACCCCTCCCTCTCCCCTCAAAAAGTACCATCCAGCTAGGTCTACGCCCCTTTAAGTTATTcgtataatttattttctcctaCTACGTAACATTGAAAGATTCCATGTTTGACCTTGTACCAATGTAAGTAATAtctaccttttttcttttcaatccgAAAACTGAACTAAGCGATCAACTCGATTTTTTTGCGGCATTTACTAAAAGAAAACTGACCTAGCGCTCATTGAAATAACTTTTCACAACTATCATCCAAGAAAACCGGGATTTGCTCGCGGAAAAAGCGTCGATATGAGTCCTGTTCTTTTTTCCTCCATGAACTTTTCGTTGCTATTCTATCAGTTATTCAAACGGGTAAACGAAATTGCACAGCATCTTAACAGCATAGGCACTCTTCCTGTCAATCGAGGAACTACATTTGCTACCGAGTTAAGCATGATTGAGGAAAGAGTCATTGAAAGCACCTGCTTAGCTACCGAGCCCGACATATATTTGCTTACTGTATTAGGGACTTGAATGctattgttgttattggaatgttattttcatcttttaacTGAATTTTCCGTTCGGCTACTGGAATATCGAATGCACTTTTTCTTCGCATCAAAATTGTAACGAAGATTATCAAGATGGAGGAGACGCAAGTGGTTGCACCCAAGGTGTAGAAAGCGATTGCATAGCTCTGAAGCCAGTCAAATATCCATCCAGCAATCAGGGGTCCTACAGTTCCTGAAATTGCCATCGCAAAGAATATTAAACCCAAACCAGATGAAACTTTATCCGGACCAAGAATGTCGTAGACGATTACTGGGTTCAAAACCAGATAAGACGCTCcgaaaaagccaaaaatgaAGGCATCCCCTGCAGATACGACATACGACTCTGTCATGGGAAAAACAAAGTTACTCAGTCCGACCACAAGGAATGCAACTTGAGCGATGTAGACTCTGTTCAAGCGTTGTACGTCCGAGATACGGCCGAAAGTGACCCGACCCAATCCCGAACCAACTGTAGCGAATGTGAGAAGAAAGGATGCACGTGTCTTGTCGATGCCAATGTCTTCCGCCAAACGAACCTTATaaggtaaagaaaataaattattagtcGTTGTCGGTTTCTTACCCAATTGAAAAGTTTCCAAACACAATTGcatttgctgttgttgatTTTAAACGTGTTTTGAAAATTCGCAATTAACCCTTCTAAGCGACGAGCTCCCTCCTACCATCAAATGTGGCCCAATGAGCTTTTCCACTCTGTTGCCTGAGATTTTTCTCCCGGTACTCGGGTCAGTTTGTATTCTCCCCCAAAATTGAACGCTGGTgctatttatttcaaaacttcGAGATTTCTGAAGAAGTTGCATGCAATTTCTCAGTTTGAATTATGCGGGGCACTTTGAGTTATTTGCGTTCGTTGTGAATCATGAGATCATTTTACAGCGTGTGGACAAGAAAATGTTGTAAGAAAATCATATATTTTCAAGGAGAAGATATTTTAATAACGATGGTTACTCGCTCACCAAATGGACGAATGGGACCATAGACCCCAGCATGAAGGAAAATAGCACAGCTATCCACATCagaaaagttttattttctaaaaTCTCCCAGGGAAAAGCAGGTTTTTTCTCTGCTTGCGCATCGTCGTGTTGCGGTTTTCCATTGCGCCTGGGTCGATAAACCAGTGAAAATCCCGACATCAACAGGGAAACAACAGAAAGCACTCGAAACATGTTCGCAAGGCCAAGATGAATGACCAATTGTTGCAATGTTGGGTTAAGCACACTTCCACCAACAGCGCCTCCGAGTGCCATGATTCCATTGGCGAATGCTAACCTCGCTTTGAAGTGCTTTGTCAGAATCAATAAACTAGCAAAATACATAAAAGATGCGCCTATACCCCAAACTGATTCCATTGGCGAATGCTAACCTCGCTTTGAAGTGCTTTGTCAGAATCAATAAACTAGCAAAATACATAAAAGATGCGCCTATACCCCAAACTGTGCCGTAGGTTAAGTACAGAAGTGGAAGACGTTTGACGAATGAGGAGCAAAGTAAGCCAACAGAACAGGTTATGTTACCAACTAAAGCAACCACCCAGCATCCATAACGTTGACTAAGGACAGCGCCCATCgggaaaaacaaataacaagtGGACAGACCAAGCGAACTCACCCAAGctgaatgaaaacaataaaattcgTTAGAATGCTTTGAAGATGCGAATTTCTGTAGAAACAGATAGCAAGACCATTATAACCAACAGTATTGTCAAGTTACGTCATGATAGTTGCTAAGCAACCGGTGTtctgtcgcactttgtaataatagtcgcactttgtaatacctgtcgcactttgtaataaagtTGTCACACTTTGTAATAcctgtcgcactttgtaataacacTTGTCGCACTTCGTAATGAAAAAgctgtcgcactttgtaataacagATCATCTCACTTTGTAATAGAAAAAgctgtcgcactttgtaataacacTTGTCACACTTTgtaataaacttgaaatagATGGTCGGAGGACAAGTAAACCCAGTAATAAGTGTCATCATCGACAACCACAACaacgacaataataataacaattattatcattattattattattataacaatattgtaacaataatattagttcTTATGTTTTAAGAAGAAGGTGATGATTGTTTAGGCCGCTCATGAGATGGCCACCACATTAACACAGAATGATATAAAATGcgcttaatttttttgtgatatGCCATGTTTTAAAGAACTTTTTAGTGCGACAATAATGGTGATGATGGCACCAGGTTGTGATCTGAGTTTGTGATTTTCATTTGGTTTTACATACAGTATGGCTTATTCATGGCATTCAATACAAATCAAGTAATAGCTTTGTATATGTCTCAAATAATACCTCGCAGGTAACGAAATCATAGGTTGTCTAGTTACCTGTGCTAGttgtaaaactttaaaatattttgcttaCGTTTCACCTGAAGGACACCTTTTATTACCTTTACTAAcaattaattaaatgaaattccaATACAAACTCACATTTTAAACAACTCTCCCAGTCGTAGGCGTAGACACTTTCTCTCTATCGAGTTCGTCCGAATATAAAGAGATGTACTTCCCTGGAAAGATCTTGAAGGTAGAATTTGGTGTGAACACGTCATTATtattgtcgttgttgtttttgtcgaTGATGACACTTATTACTGGATTTACTTGTCCTCCGACCATctatttcaagtttattacaaagtgcgacaagtgttattacaaagtgcgacaggTATTACAAAGTGTGAcaattttattacaaagtgcgacgattattacaaagtgcgacatTACAAACCGGTGAAGGAACAACTCTTAAGATTTTTAGTGTTAAAGGAAGGAATCGAACCCACGAGCTCCGTAAAGCATAACATTTCATGGACGTGTGAGTTAAACATCATTCTATCTTTCAGAATACTTTGACTGTTATTTTTGATTCATTAAGAAGAACGGTAGCGCATGTAACATAATCATACCAGTTTCAGCTCTTGATTTTTTGGATTCAGCAAGTAAAGCGGCATAAATCAGTCCAGAACTTGTTATCATCCCTCCGACGAGAAAGTCCATGAGAAACGTTGTGCCGCAGACAAACCACGCCCATCCTGCATCGTAGTGATTTCTTGAGTCCAACCCAGCCTCTTCATCAGGGTGAGGGTTTTTTGTGGAAGGATCTTTGTCTTTGTAACTTGATTCTTTTGGGTTTTAGTCATTATCAGTGTTA
This sequence is a window from Acropora palmata chromosome 9, jaAcrPala1.3, whole genome shotgun sequence. Protein-coding genes within it:
- the LOC141891718 gene encoding monocarboxylate transporter 10-like, which translates into the protein MDFLVGGMITSSGLIYAALLAESKKSRAETAWVSSLGLSTCYLFFPMGAVLSQRYGCWVVALVGNITCSVGLLCSSFVKRLPLLYLTYGTVWGIGASFMYFASLLILTKHFKARLAFANGISLGQQQQMQLCLETFQLGKKPTTTNNLFSLPYKVRLAEDIGIDKTRASFLLTFATVGSGLGRVTFGRISDVQRLNRVYIAQVAFLVVGLSNFVFPMTESYVVSAGDAFIFGFFGASYLVLNPVIVYDILGPDKVSSGLGLIFFAMAISGTVGPLIAGWIFDWLQSYAIAFYTLGATTCVSSILIIFVTILMRRKSAFDIPVAERKIQLKDENNIPITTIAFKSLIQ